In Flavobacteriaceae bacterium, the following proteins share a genomic window:
- a CDS encoding BrxA/BrxB family bacilliredoxin, with translation MYPADLVKPMREDLTNVGFEELQTVEAVDAALTKEGTTLVVVNSVCGCAAANARPGARLSLQNAKRPTNLVTVFAGVDADATNAARGYMIPFPPSSPSIALFKDGELVHMLERHHIEGRPADLIAENLMDAYNDHC, from the coding sequence ATGTATCCAGCAGATTTAGTAAAACCTATGCGAGAAGATTTAACCAATGTTGGTTTTGAAGAGTTACAAACTGTTGAAGCTGTAGATGCGGCTTTAACAAAAGAAGGAACAACTCTGGTTGTTGTAAATTCAGTTTGTGGTTGTGCAGCAGCTAATGCACGCCCTGGAGCGCGTTTATCATTGCAAAATGCAAAACGCCCAACTAATTTAGTAACCGTTTTCGCAGGGGTTGATGCAGATGCTACCAATGCAGCAAGAGGTTATATGATTCCGTTTCCACCAAGTTCACCAAGTATAGCTTTATTTAAAGATGGCGAATTGGTGCATATGTTAGAGCGACATCATATTGAAGGTCGTCCAGCTGATTTAATTGCTGAAAACCTTATGGACGCTTATAACGATCATTGCTAA
- a CDS encoding molecular chaperone DjiA: MFDSASSGNRDRLIGERQEYRRRQQNAYNTRGSRTQQQPKTQSGDFEVSLLILASIIIKADGKQDQRELDFVRQQFNSMYGSERANHAFKLFKNISKQNISTRQVCLQIKQMMDHPSRLQLMHFLFGIAKADELVTEDEVRQIYTIAGYLGINSRDFESIKAMFYNSSENAYKILEISKSATDDEVKKAYRKMAKKYHPDKVIHLGKEHQQGAEQKFRQVQEAYERLQKERGF, encoded by the coding sequence ATGTTTGATTCAGCATCAAGCGGAAATAGAGATCGTTTAATTGGAGAACGCCAAGAATATCGTAGGCGCCAACAAAATGCTTATAACACAAGAGGCTCAAGAACGCAACAACAACCTAAAACACAATCTGGTGATTTTGAAGTAAGTTTATTAATTCTAGCTTCTATAATTATTAAAGCCGATGGTAAACAAGACCAACGCGAATTAGATTTTGTTCGCCAGCAATTTAATAGTATGTATGGTAGCGAACGTGCAAATCATGCTTTTAAGTTATTTAAAAACATTTCGAAACAAAATATATCTACACGACAAGTATGCTTACAAATTAAACAAATGATGGATCATCCATCACGTTTACAATTGATGCATTTTTTATTCGGAATTGCTAAAGCAGATGAACTGGTAACTGAAGACGAAGTTCGTCAGATTTATACGATAGCTGGTTATTTAGGAATTAATTCTAGAGATTTCGAAAGTATTAAAGCAATGTTTTATAACAGTAGTGAGAATGCTTATAAAATCCTAGAAATTAGTAAATCTGCTACTGATGATGAAGTTAAAAAAGCATATCGTAAAATGGCGAAAAAATATCATCCTGATAAAGTGATTCATTTAGGAAAAGAACACCAACAAGGAGCAGAGCAAAAATTCAGACAAGTACAAGAAGCTTATGAACGATTGCAAAAAGAACGAGGGTTTTAA